The proteins below are encoded in one region of Limnochorda pilosa:
- a CDS encoding ABC transporter permease, whose translation MEMSPSVESPAVRWVARLRDLGLLVALAVVVVVTAFRSPQFATAANFQRILLDISLLLIVATGETMVVLTRNIDLSVGSALGLVGITVGFYLKGHPDIPTGLILAMGIGLGTLLGSVNGLLVAWGRVPAIIATLGTLSMYRGLVFVQSGSQQVNPQDLPARLIALARPTALHVPWMVILALAIAVAALLFLRFSRTGRAMYATGSNPMAAHLRGIPTQKVVFVTYLVSGALAGLAGILYAARFATVNPASAGMGFELQVVAAVVIGGTSILGGRGSVVGTVLGALLLGTIANALAVTGVSGFWQRAIEGGIILAAVSADAVLRQHAPGRRGEHA comes from the coding sequence ATGGAGATGAGTCCGTCCGTCGAGTCCCCGGCCGTCCGGTGGGTGGCGCGCCTGCGCGATCTGGGCCTTCTGGTAGCGCTCGCGGTCGTGGTGGTCGTCACCGCGTTCCGATCGCCCCAGTTCGCCACTGCGGCCAACTTTCAGCGGATCTTGCTCGACATCTCGTTGCTCCTCATCGTCGCCACGGGAGAGACCATGGTGGTCCTCACCCGCAACATCGACCTCTCGGTGGGCTCAGCCTTGGGGCTGGTGGGCATCACCGTTGGGTTCTACCTCAAGGGTCATCCGGACATACCCACGGGGCTCATCCTGGCCATGGGGATCGGGCTCGGGACGCTGCTGGGTTCGGTGAACGGCCTGCTGGTGGCATGGGGGCGGGTCCCGGCCATCATCGCCACTCTGGGCACCCTCAGCATGTATCGCGGGCTCGTCTTCGTCCAGAGCGGGAGCCAGCAGGTGAACCCGCAGGACCTGCCGGCGCGGCTCATCGCCCTGGCTCGACCCACGGCCCTCCACGTGCCGTGGATGGTGATCCTTGCCCTGGCCATAGCGGTTGCCGCCCTGCTCTTTCTCCGATTCTCGCGCACCGGCCGGGCCATGTACGCCACCGGAAGCAATCCGATGGCGGCGCACCTCCGCGGGATCCCCACCCAGAAGGTGGTCTTCGTGACCTACCTGGTATCCGGGGCGCTGGCCGGCCTCGCGGGGATCCTCTACGCGGCGCGCTTCGCGACGGTGAACCCGGCGTCGGCCGGGATGGGTTTCGAGCTGCAGGTGGTGGCTGCCGTGGTCATCGGCGGCACCAGCATCCTGGGCGGCCGCGGAAGCGTGGTGGGAACCGTGCTCGGCGCCCTGCTCCTCGGGACCATCGCGAACGCGCTGGCGGTGACCGGTGTGTCGGGGTTCTGGCAGCGAGCGATCGAAGGGGGCATCATCCTCGCGGCGGTGTCGGCGGACGCCGTGCTGCGGCAGCATGCCCCAGGGAGGAGGGGCGAGCATGCGTGA
- the rhaD gene encoding bifunctional rhamnulose-1-phosphate aldolase/short-chain dehydrogenase encodes MEAAWYRVANGWSEREVEGMDALGRLVFRSHLLGRDRAVCNWKGGNTSTKGVVADFRGRETRVMWIKGSGSDLLTIPREGFTCLALEPVGDLLEREAMTDEEMVAYLRHCMLEPDQPRPSIETLMHAFLPFPCVDHTHPDSIVTLCNARNGRELAREAFGETVAWIPYVRPGFTLAKQVALAVRENPGLRAVLLAKHGLVTWGATDRETYESTLALINDAAQFLGERAGERPPYGGVRVQAWPAERRRSAAAELLPVVRGAVSRRQRAVVVFDDSEDVLELVGSRDGRGLALTGSACPDHLVHTKHRPLWVDVDPSAGSLEPLKEAIRTGVEAYAEQYRAYVQAHRSAGDPEGDPYPRIVLVPGIGMFATGKDAETARNAAGLYHRAVAVMRALSSVDAFESLTDAEAYAVEYWPLELYKLTLAPPEKELARRVALVTGAASGIGRQAAVLMASQGAHVVLADINAAGAQEAAGEINGRWPGRALAVAMDVTEESSVRDGFRQAVLAYGGLDVLVSNAGIAISKPLEQTEPHEWQRLFDVLVKGYYLVSREAVRIMKEQGIGGSIVFVTSKNALVASRGAAGYNAAKAAEAHLARSLAEELGPHGIRVNSVAPDAVLEGSSIWSSEWRNERAQAYGIDASELEAYYRGRTTLRVNVRPDDVAEAILFLASDRASRTTGCTVTVDGGVAAAFTR; translated from the coding sequence TTGGAAGCTGCGTGGTATCGCGTCGCGAACGGGTGGTCGGAGCGCGAGGTGGAGGGGATGGACGCCCTGGGGAGGCTGGTCTTCCGTTCCCACCTCCTGGGGCGGGACCGGGCCGTCTGCAACTGGAAGGGCGGCAACACCTCCACCAAGGGGGTCGTGGCCGACTTCCGGGGCAGGGAGACCCGGGTGATGTGGATCAAGGGCAGCGGGTCCGACCTGCTCACCATCCCGCGGGAGGGCTTCACCTGCCTGGCGCTGGAGCCCGTCGGGGACCTGCTGGAGCGGGAGGCCATGACCGACGAGGAGATGGTCGCCTACCTGCGCCACTGCATGCTGGAGCCCGACCAGCCCCGGCCATCCATCGAGACGCTGATGCACGCCTTCCTGCCCTTCCCCTGCGTGGACCACACCCACCCGGACAGCATCGTCACCCTGTGCAACGCCCGGAACGGCCGGGAGCTGGCCCGGGAGGCCTTCGGCGAGACGGTCGCCTGGATTCCCTACGTGCGGCCGGGCTTCACCCTGGCCAAGCAGGTGGCCTTGGCGGTGCGCGAGAACCCCGGGCTGCGGGCCGTCCTGCTGGCCAAGCACGGGCTCGTCACCTGGGGCGCCACGGATCGGGAGACCTACGAGAGCACCCTGGCCCTGATCAACGACGCGGCCCAGTTCCTTGGCGAACGGGCCGGGGAGCGGCCGCCGTACGGCGGCGTGCGGGTGCAGGCGTGGCCTGCGGAGCGCCGGAGGAGCGCGGCGGCCGAGCTGCTGCCGGTGGTGCGGGGCGCGGTGAGCCGCAGGCAGCGGGCCGTGGTGGTCTTCGACGACTCGGAGGACGTGCTGGAGCTGGTCGGCTCCCGCGACGGGCGGGGCCTGGCGCTCACCGGATCCGCCTGCCCGGACCACCTGGTGCACACCAAGCACCGGCCGCTCTGGGTGGACGTCGACCCTTCGGCGGGGAGCCTGGAGCCCCTGAAGGAGGCCATCCGAACCGGCGTCGAGGCCTACGCGGAGCAGTACCGCGCCTACGTCCAGGCCCACCGGTCGGCGGGCGACCCCGAGGGGGATCCGTATCCTCGCATCGTGCTGGTGCCGGGCATCGGCATGTTCGCGACAGGGAAGGACGCGGAGACGGCCCGGAACGCCGCCGGCCTCTACCACCGGGCCGTGGCGGTGATGCGGGCCCTTTCGTCCGTGGACGCCTTCGAGAGCCTCACCGACGCCGAGGCGTACGCGGTGGAGTACTGGCCCCTGGAGCTCTACAAGCTGACGCTGGCCCCGCCCGAGAAGGAGCTCGCCCGCCGGGTCGCGCTGGTGACGGGGGCGGCCAGCGGAATCGGCCGGCAGGCCGCCGTGCTGATGGCCTCCCAGGGCGCGCACGTGGTCCTGGCGGACATCAACGCCGCGGGCGCCCAGGAGGCGGCCGGCGAGATCAACGGCCGCTGGCCGGGAAGGGCCCTGGCCGTGGCCATGGACGTGACCGAGGAGAGCTCGGTGCGGGACGGCTTCCGGCAGGCCGTCCTCGCCTACGGGGGCCTGGACGTCCTGGTCTCCAACGCGGGGATCGCGATCTCCAAGCCCCTGGAGCAGACCGAGCCCCACGAGTGGCAGAGGCTCTTCGACGTGCTGGTGAAGGGCTACTACCTGGTGAGCCGCGAGGCGGTCCGGATCATGAAGGAGCAGGGTATCGGGGGGTCCATCGTCTTCGTGACCTCCAAGAACGCCCTGGTGGCCAGCCGCGGCGCCGCCGGCTACAACGCCGCGAAGGCGGCGGAGGCGCACCTGGCCCGATCCCTGGCGGAGGAGCTGGGGCCCCACGGGATCCGGGTGAACAGCGTGGCGCCCGACGCGGTGCTGGAGGGCTCCAGCATCTGGTCATCCGAGTGGCGGAACGAGCGGGCCCAGGCGTACGGCATCGACGCCTCCGAGCTTGAGGCCTACTACCGGGGCCGCACCACCCTGCGGGTGAACGTGCGGCCTGACGACGTGGCCGAGGCCATCCTCTTCCTCGCTTCGGACCGCGCTTCCAGGACGACGGGGTGCACCGTCACCGTGGACGGGGGAGTGGCGGCCGCCTTCACCCGGTAG
- the rhaI gene encoding L-rhamnose isomerase, whose protein sequence is MMGVNRRYELWAEEQTGRGVDLDWVRRELDALEIETPSWGYGDSGTRFKVFHQEGAARDVYEKVAQAGKVHRLTGAAPSVALHIPWDRVDDYGALARHAREHGVRLGAINPNLFQEDAYRLGSLCHPDEGVRRQAVEHIRECIEIAKVTGSSIISLWFADGTNYPGQDDFRARRRRLLEALQQVTASLPEGMRLLIEYKFFEPAFYHTDLADWGTAYLAASRLGPRAQVLVDTGHHAQGTNIEHIVATLLDEGKLGGFHFNDRKYADDDLMVGSIHPFQLFLILKELVAGLREPELEPQVRRVAYMIDQSHNIEPKVPAMVQSVVNVQTAYAKALLVDWGALAQAQREGDVIGAHRLLRDAFETDVRPLLAHWREGKGLPPDPVAASAGV, encoded by the coding sequence ATGATGGGGGTCAACCGGCGCTACGAGCTGTGGGCCGAGGAGCAAACAGGCCGAGGCGTGGACCTGGACTGGGTGCGGCGCGAGCTGGACGCTCTGGAGATCGAGACGCCCTCCTGGGGGTATGGCGACTCGGGCACCCGGTTCAAGGTCTTCCACCAGGAAGGCGCGGCACGTGACGTCTACGAGAAGGTTGCGCAGGCCGGAAAGGTGCACCGCCTGACGGGGGCTGCCCCGTCGGTGGCCCTGCACATCCCGTGGGACCGGGTGGACGACTACGGCGCTCTGGCGCGGCACGCCCGGGAGCACGGGGTGCGGTTGGGCGCCATCAACCCCAACCTCTTCCAGGAGGACGCGTACCGCCTGGGCAGCCTCTGCCACCCGGACGAGGGCGTGCGCCGCCAGGCGGTGGAGCACATCCGCGAGTGCATCGAGATCGCGAAGGTCACCGGATCCTCCATCATCAGCCTGTGGTTCGCGGACGGCACCAACTACCCGGGCCAGGACGACTTCCGGGCCCGGAGGCGCCGGTTGCTGGAGGCCCTCCAGCAGGTGACGGCCTCGCTCCCGGAGGGCATGCGGCTCCTGATCGAGTACAAGTTCTTTGAGCCCGCCTTCTACCACACGGACCTGGCCGACTGGGGCACCGCCTACCTCGCGGCTTCCAGGCTCGGCCCCCGGGCTCAGGTCCTGGTCGACACCGGCCACCACGCCCAGGGCACCAACATCGAGCACATCGTGGCCACCCTCCTGGACGAGGGAAAGCTCGGCGGCTTCCACTTCAACGACCGGAAGTACGCCGACGACGACCTGATGGTGGGCAGCATCCACCCCTTCCAGCTCTTTCTGATCCTGAAGGAGCTGGTGGCCGGGCTCCGCGAGCCGGAGCTGGAGCCCCAAGTGCGGCGCGTGGCCTACATGATCGACCAGAGCCACAACATTGAGCCCAAGGTACCCGCCATGGTCCAGTCGGTGGTGAACGTCCAGACGGCCTACGCGAAGGCGCTCCTCGTCGACTGGGGGGCACTGGCCCAGGCCCAGCGGGAGGGTGACGTGATCGGCGCCCACCGCCTCTTGCGCGACGCCTTCGAGACCGACGTGCGGCCGCTCCTCGCCCACTGGCGCGAGGGCAAGGGCCTGCCGCCCGACCCGGTGGCGGCCTCAGCGGGGGTCTAG
- a CDS encoding sugar ABC transporter ATP-binding protein encodes MTPLSVEAVLATRGLTKSFSGPPVVRDVDLDLRPGEVHALVGENGAGKSTFLRMLAGVHRQDRGQILLDGAPVEVSSPSVAQSYGLALISQEPMLFPDLSVAENIVAGEYPVARPVPWVRWGAMYLEAQELLESIGSNLDARQRVGGLSVAQQQMVEIATALARRARIVLMDEPTASLSPREVDRLFGIVRTLIKRGASVVFVNHRLEEVFTIANRITILRDGAKVGTFPTSEITRDEVVRRMVGRDLVWLYDKPPSQAGPVVLEVEHLTRRGVFHDVSFHVRRGEIVSLAGLVGAGRSEVARAIFGVDPPDRGTVRVDGQPVRMRSPREALQAGLAYLPEDRQHQGLVLPLSVAQNITLSILREVTRLGWLRTGAEEAIAGRLVERLQVKTDRVAQPVEQLSGGNQQKVLVGKYLVTHPKVLILDEPTRGVDIGAKAEIHRLMGELAQQGLGILMISSELPEVLAMADRILVLREGRLVKELSPDEATEETVMRAAVGALDGVPEGTCGAG; translated from the coding sequence ATGACACCGCTCTCGGTAGAAGCGGTCCTGGCCACCCGGGGCCTGACCAAGTCCTTTTCAGGCCCTCCCGTGGTGCGTGACGTGGACCTCGACTTGCGGCCGGGCGAGGTGCATGCCCTCGTGGGCGAGAACGGGGCGGGCAAGTCCACGTTCCTGAGGATGCTCGCGGGCGTGCACCGGCAGGACCGCGGCCAGATCCTGCTGGATGGGGCGCCGGTGGAGGTCTCCTCACCCTCGGTCGCCCAATCGTACGGTCTCGCCTTGATCTCGCAGGAGCCCATGCTCTTCCCGGACCTGAGCGTGGCCGAGAACATCGTCGCGGGCGAGTACCCCGTGGCCCGCCCCGTTCCTTGGGTGCGATGGGGAGCCATGTACCTTGAGGCCCAGGAGCTCCTGGAATCCATCGGGAGCAACCTGGATGCCCGCCAACGGGTGGGAGGCCTCTCCGTCGCCCAACAACAGATGGTGGAGATCGCGACGGCCCTGGCCCGTCGGGCACGGATCGTGCTCATGGACGAGCCGACGGCCTCCCTCTCGCCCCGGGAGGTGGACCGGCTCTTCGGGATCGTCCGCACGCTGATCAAGCGGGGGGCGTCGGTGGTCTTCGTCAACCACCGGCTGGAAGAGGTCTTCACGATCGCAAACCGCATCACCATTCTGCGGGACGGGGCGAAGGTGGGTACCTTCCCGACCTCAGAGATCACCCGGGACGAAGTGGTCCGCCGCATGGTAGGGCGAGACCTGGTATGGCTCTATGACAAGCCGCCTTCCCAGGCCGGGCCTGTGGTGCTGGAGGTGGAGCACCTCACCCGCCGCGGGGTCTTCCACGATGTCTCGTTCCATGTTCGCCGGGGTGAGATCGTGTCGCTTGCGGGGTTGGTGGGCGCCGGGCGGAGCGAGGTCGCCAGGGCGATCTTTGGCGTGGACCCACCCGATCGCGGAACGGTACGCGTGGACGGCCAGCCGGTGCGGATGCGCTCGCCGAGAGAGGCCCTGCAGGCTGGCCTGGCCTACCTGCCCGAGGACCGCCAGCACCAGGGGCTGGTGCTGCCGCTCTCGGTCGCGCAGAACATCACCCTTTCGATCCTGCGGGAGGTCACCCGTCTCGGATGGCTGCGAACCGGTGCCGAGGAGGCCATCGCCGGCCGCCTCGTGGAGCGCCTCCAGGTCAAGACGGACCGCGTGGCCCAGCCGGTGGAGCAGCTTTCGGGCGGCAACCAGCAGAAGGTGCTGGTGGGCAAGTACCTGGTCACCCACCCCAAGGTGCTGATCCTCGACGAACCCACCCGCGGCGTCGACATCGGCGCCAAGGCCGAGATTCACCGGCTCATGGGCGAGCTGGCCCAACAGGGCCTGGGGATCCTGATGATCTCCTCCGAGCTGCCCGAGGTGCTGGCCATGGCGGACCGGATCCTGGTACTGCGGGAGGGCAGGCTGGTGAAGGAACTGTCCCCGGACGAGGCAACGGAGGAGACGGTGATGCGGGCGGCCGTCGGAGCGTTGGACGGTGTTCCGGAGGGAACCTGCGGTGCGGGCTGA